A single window of Nicotiana sylvestris chromosome 3, ASM39365v2, whole genome shotgun sequence DNA harbors:
- the LOC138887799 gene encoding uncharacterized protein, whose translation MNQLAKAQLQQVQNPHQVNAMEGVNMLVNKQRQRGKQNQGNSEQFDNDCGGFQDDGYAKFMKDLVTKKWSMDCETIKMTHQVSAIVHSMALELEDPSAFTIPCTIGSSNFVKALCDLGASINLMPYSIFKTLGIGQSRPTSMRLQMEDRTMKRPLGIIDNVLVWVDKFILPTDFMILDCEVDYEVPIILGRPFIATGKALVDVEARELTFWVGDENVVFHV comes from the exons atgaaccaactcGCAAAAGCACAattacaacaagttcaaaatcctcaccaagtgaatgctatggagggtgtcaacatgcttgtcaacaaacaAAGACAAAGAGGgaaacaaaaccaagggaattcagagcaatttgataatgattgtgggggattccaagatgatg gctatgctaaattcatgaaggacttagTGACAAAGAAAtggtccatggattgtgaaactataaagatgacccaccaagttagtgcaatagtgcattcaatggccctggagcttgaagatcccagtgcgttcaccattccttgcaccattgggagttcAAACTTTgttaaggctctatgtgatttgggggctagtatcaatttgatgccctactcaattttcaagactttgggtattgggcaatcgaggccaacttccatgagattgcaaatggagGATAGAACGATGaaaagaccattgggtattattgataatgtgcttgtctgggtggacaaatttatcttgccaactGATTTTATGATCTTGGactgtgaggtagattatgaagttccaatcatattggggagacctttcatTGCTacagggaaggccttagttgatgtggaagcacgggaactcaccttctgggtgggtgatgaaaatgtgGTCTTTCATGTTtga